A single region of the Streptomyces sp. NBC_00236 genome encodes:
- a CDS encoding L,D-transpeptidase: protein MIPAPLTSAARRPARSASPLRPARLALVTGAAVLGVTLTACSGGAAASGHDGKAQGTGSPKAAATRISVNLRGTAATAGRPVTVTLTAGKLRTVTVSADGGDALTGRLSPDGRTWTSDRPAAPGTTYRVEAKDTGGGGDTAGFTTAAAGTVNKLTLAPGKNTTVGIAQPLSIVFDHPVKNRAAVEKALKVSTSNNTEGSWGWLRDYSGRDRVDWRPKEYWKSGTRITLNAELNGVDSGPSGGWFVRDYATTFTVGSSQVVEVDLDRHRLALKRDGRTVMDVPMSAGTPGGDRASWRGTAVLIAKEGTINMRSETVGLGDLYDKMVDYSMRLTWSGMYAHAAPWNAAYFGVANHSSGCVGMSDADAAALYRQARVGDPFEITGADAKGTVAEGNGYGAWNVSWSDWRTRSALG from the coding sequence TTGATACCCGCTCCTCTCACATCCGCCGCTCGGCGCCCCGCCCGTTCCGCGTCGCCCCTCCGTCCCGCCCGGCTCGCCCTGGTCACCGGCGCCGCGGTGCTCGGCGTCACGCTCACGGCGTGCTCCGGTGGCGCCGCGGCCTCGGGTCATGACGGCAAGGCGCAGGGCACGGGCTCCCCGAAGGCCGCGGCCACCCGGATCTCGGTGAACCTGCGCGGCACCGCGGCCACCGCGGGCCGGCCGGTGACGGTGACACTGACGGCCGGGAAGCTGCGCACCGTCACGGTCTCGGCGGACGGCGGCGACGCCCTCACCGGCCGGCTCTCCCCCGACGGCAGGACCTGGACGTCCGACCGGCCGGCGGCGCCCGGCACCACGTACCGGGTCGAGGCGAAGGACACCGGCGGGGGCGGTGACACAGCCGGGTTCACCACGGCGGCGGCCGGCACGGTGAACAAGCTGACCCTCGCCCCCGGCAAGAACACCACGGTCGGCATCGCCCAGCCGCTGTCCATCGTGTTCGACCACCCGGTGAAGAACAGGGCGGCGGTCGAGAAGGCACTCAAGGTCTCCACCTCGAACAACACCGAGGGGTCCTGGGGCTGGCTGCGGGACTACTCGGGACGCGACCGCGTGGACTGGCGGCCCAAGGAGTACTGGAAGTCGGGCACGCGCATCACCCTGAACGCCGAGCTCAACGGAGTCGACTCGGGCCCCTCGGGCGGCTGGTTCGTACGCGACTACGCGACGACGTTCACCGTCGGCAGCAGTCAGGTCGTCGAGGTGGACCTGGACCGTCACCGGCTGGCGCTGAAGCGGGACGGCAGGACCGTCATGGACGTACCCATGTCCGCCGGCACACCCGGTGGCGACCGGGCGTCCTGGCGCGGCACGGCCGTGCTGATCGCGAAGGAGGGCACGATCAACATGCGCTCGGAGACGGTGGGCCTCGGTGACCTCTACGACAAGATGGTCGACTACTCGATGCGGCTGACCTGGTCGGGCATGTACGCCCATGCCGCGCCGTGGAACGCCGCGTACTTCGGGGTGGCCAACCACAGTTCGGGCTGTGTCGGCATGAGCGACGCCGACGCCGCCGCTCTCTACCGCCAGGCCCGCGTCGGCGACCCGTTCGAGATCACCGGCGCGGACGCCAAGGGCACGGTCGCGGAGGGCAACGGCTACGGGGCGTGGAACGTCTCCTGGTCCGACTGGCGGACCAGGAGCGCTCTCGGCTGA
- a CDS encoding lipid II:glycine glycyltransferase FemX → MSALLATGDRSRHQELRIRGLTAAEHRAHLAVHADASFLQHPSWAGVKDQWSSERVGWIGECGEMAGSALILYRQFPGTRKYFAYIPEGPVANWADPGIDRWLRPLMTHLRGAGAFAVRIGPSPAYRSWDAARLKSATGPGRTVGDVLACEVDPLGAAVADRLRARGWRRCGGDADDADAQPRYVFRVPLVGRTADDLWAGLNQEWRRNVRKAGRAGVRIVTGSAAELPEFHRLLRITEKRDGFRLGRSLAYYQRQYAVLNAEQPGRMKLCLAVHEGEILAAHTMISTGSRVWYQTGASADHRREVRPSNALQWQMLLDAQAQGAEVYDMRGVSSTLDPDDRPFGLLRWKLGTGGQVVETLGEWETSVGGTANRTLYRAFQAYLAHR, encoded by the coding sequence ATGTCAGCGCTGCTCGCGACCGGAGACCGCAGCCGTCACCAGGAACTACGGATACGCGGTCTGACGGCCGCCGAGCACCGCGCGCACCTGGCCGTGCATGCGGACGCGAGCTTTCTCCAGCACCCGTCCTGGGCCGGTGTGAAGGACCAGTGGTCGTCGGAAAGGGTCGGCTGGATCGGCGAGTGCGGTGAAATGGCCGGCAGTGCGCTGATTCTCTACCGGCAATTCCCCGGTACCCGTAAATACTTCGCCTACATACCGGAGGGGCCGGTGGCGAACTGGGCCGATCCCGGGATCGACCGCTGGCTGCGGCCCCTCATGACGCATCTGCGCGGCGCGGGGGCGTTCGCCGTGCGCATCGGGCCGTCCCCGGCCTACCGCAGCTGGGACGCCGCCCGCCTCAAGTCCGCCACCGGTCCCGGCCGCACGGTCGGTGATGTACTGGCGTGCGAGGTCGACCCGCTCGGCGCGGCCGTGGCAGACCGGCTGCGGGCCCGTGGCTGGCGGCGCTGCGGCGGGGACGCCGACGACGCCGACGCCCAGCCCCGGTACGTCTTCCGGGTGCCGCTCGTCGGCCGGACCGCCGACGACCTGTGGGCCGGGCTCAACCAGGAGTGGCGCCGCAACGTCCGCAAGGCGGGCCGGGCGGGGGTGCGCATCGTCACCGGGAGTGCGGCCGAGCTCCCCGAGTTCCATCGCCTGCTGCGGATCACGGAGAAACGCGACGGTTTCCGGCTCGGCCGTTCCCTGGCCTACTACCAGCGCCAGTACGCCGTGCTCAACGCCGAACAGCCCGGCAGGATGAAGCTCTGCCTCGCCGTGCACGAGGGCGAGATCCTGGCCGCCCACACCATGATCAGCACCGGGAGCAGGGTCTGGTACCAGACGGGCGCGTCCGCCGACCACCGCCGCGAGGTCCGCCCCAGCAACGCCCTGCAGTGGCAGATGCTCCTCGACGCCCAGGCCCAGGGCGCGGAGGTCTACGACATGCGCGGGGTATCCTCCACCCTCGATCCCGACGACCGCCCCTTCGGGCTGCTGCGCTGGAAGCTCGGCACCGGCGGGCAGGTCGTGGAGACGCTCGGAGAGTGGGAGACATCAGTGGGCGGAACCGCCAACAGGACGCTGTACCGGGCCTTCCAGGCCTACCTGGCACACCGGTGA